A section of the Sebastes fasciatus isolate fSebFas1 chromosome 21, fSebFas1.pri, whole genome shotgun sequence genome encodes:
- the tnfrsf11a gene encoding tumor necrosis factor receptor superfamily member 11A: MRFNLSTSWIVRGWITCVLVTFYAQNAVSKSLQCNETHYLRGSRCCKRCEPGFRVFSDCTDSQQTICVKCNRDEYQPGWTEKTRCLQQKFCDPGKGFMVQPQNPLAEELCRCSSGLQCYPINCEYCERIPTCGAGFGLEVDLESTNGRKTCVECKKGFFSADNSAEQCKQWTNCKAEGKSETQPGSAQADAVCGPPFSGGPGAASSWVIVSVLSVITVLCLLILLLFCYKDKLKLLSVNLRSCVQNLKRTRIQQETLAPLYHSGAGGGPGGPKCTPCVTTKLIYPTPTHDELPCTYSTSVPDAKVSLAFTREMTEKEGTKGKTVTEDRSEGSGEPEEVSEEEEVVGASPLLAGSCVCVIPVHEPLEVGENEDCSQAVSPGTPGTCSCGGLDGDESGKEEKSGSVRAENGDGNQEKMVLSKSETGVASLVSLSPPLLHTSSLIPPSSPLAELCLPLSQAQMRSEFKPHLTDRLLVKQEQLYRPACKDFNSTENNTTSAMTSVNPLMTSSSVGDLYLDKPPEASSPEKGQELSWGDSRGNKLSSGESELECSPESLHSQLAEPTLTSGQVSGNNNTTFISSGQVMNFSGDVIVVYVSQTSLGSDGAGQDDAFGSPVQEEANETAQFFQSVLRPQGDSVSQSTLQDETLPVQEVMEERPPGK; the protein is encoded by the exons ATGAGGTTTAACTTGTCTACAAGTTGGATAGTCCGAGGCTGGATAACATGCGTCCTCGTCACCTTTTACGCACag aatgcCGTCTCCAAATCTCTCCAGTGtaatgaaacacattatttaAGAGGCTCCAGATGCTGCAAGAGGTGTGAACCAG GCTTCCGTGTGTTTTCCGACTGCACTGATTCCCAACAGACTATATGTGTTAAGTGTAATCGTGATGAATACCAGCCCGGCTGGACTGAAAAGACGCGCTGTCTTCAGCAGAAGTTCTGTGACCCAG GTAAGGGGTTTATGGTGCAACCTCAGAACCCATTGGCAGAGGAGCTGTGTCGCTGTTCTTCCGGCCTCCAATGCTACCCCATCAACTGTGAGTACTGTGAGAGGATACCCACCTGCGGCGCTGGATTTGGACTCGAGGTTGACCTCG AGTCTACTAATGGAAGGAAGACGTGTGTTGAATGTAAGAAAGGCTTCTTCTCTGCTGACAACAGTGCCGAACAATGCAAACAATGGACCAA TTGTAAGGCCGAGGGTAAGAGTGAAACACAGCCAGGCAGCGCCCAGGCTGATGCAGTGTGTGGACCACCTTTCTCTGGTGGGCCAG GTGCAGCATCCTCCTGGGTTATAGTTTCAGTGCTGTCAGTCATCACCGTTCTGTGTCTCCTCATCTTACTCCTCTTCTGCTACAAGGACAAACTGAAATTACTCTCTG TAAATCTGCGATCCTGTGTCCAGAATCTGAAGAGGACTAGGATACAACAG GAGACCTTGGCCCCTCTTTACCACAGTGGAGCAGGAGGAGGCCCTGGAGGCCCCAAATGTACACCCTGTGTTACGACCAAACTCATTTACCCAACGCCCACACATGATGAGCTCCCATGCACCTATTCCACCTCTGTTCCCGATGCCAAGGTCTCACTGGCCTTCACGAGggaaatgacagaaaaagaagGGACCAAGGGGAAGACGGTGACGGAGGATCGGAGCGAAGGCTCCGGAGAACCTGAGGAGGTgtcagaagaagaggaggttgTGGGTGCGTCTCCTCTTTTGGCaggttcttgtgtgtgtgtcattccCGTCCACGAGCCGTTGGAAGTAGGGGAGAATGAGGACTGTAGCCAGGCTGTCAGCCCGGGGACTCCAGGAACCTGCTCGTGCGGAGGGCTGGATGGAGATGAGAGTGGGAAAGAGGAGAAAAGTGGGAGTGTAAGGGCTGAAAACGGTGATGGAAATCAAGAAAAGATGGTTTTGTCCAAGAGTGAGACAGGTGTTGCATCTCTTGTCTCCCTTTCACCTCCACTTCTCCACACCTCCTCTTTAATCCCTCCGTCCAGTCCACTTGCTGAACTCTGCCTGCCGTTGTCTCAGGCTCAGATGAGATCAGAGTTTAAACCCCACCTGACCGACAGGTTACTGGTAAAACAGGAGCAATTATATAGACCGGCATGCAAAGACTTTAACTCAACAGAGAACAACACGACCTCGGCGATGACCTCGGTCAACCCCTTGATGACTTCCTCGTCTGTCGGAGATCTCTACTTGGACAAGCCCCCTGAGGCCTCGAGCCCAGAGAAAGGACAAGAACTTTCCTGGGGGGATAGCAGGGGAAACAAGCTCTCTTCTGGGGAGTCAGAACTGGAGTGCTCACCTGAGAGCCTCCATAGTCAGCTGGCTGAACCAACTCTTACCTCAG GTCAGGTGTCTGGGAACAACAACACCACCTTCATCTCCAGCGGTCAGGTGATGAACTTCAGCGGGGACGTCATCGTCGTCTACGTCAGCCAGACGTCTCTCGGCAGCGACGGGGCGGGGCAGGACGATGCCTTTGGGAGCCCCGTCCAGGAAGAGGCCAATGAGACGGCCCAGTTTTTCCAAAGCGTCCTTAGGCCGCAAGGGGACTCTGTTTCCCAAAGCACCTTGCAGGACGAGACACTGCCAGTCCAGGAAGTGATGGAGGAGCGGCCGCCGGGGAAGTGA